The Cydia pomonella isolate Wapato2018A chromosome 20, ilCydPomo1, whole genome shotgun sequence genome contains a region encoding:
- the LOC133529159 gene encoding uncharacterized protein LOC133529159 yields the protein MYRIAVVIALFEVIGGAASPLRVTINCGSHESDSSILRSISRTKLAQNKGTFDVNSFCDLIHNAIPKAVQDGRFVVAEQDDMDQEGYGDTQSPVAIAPPTGYIPKLGLSRINKPKLRIPAIKVPRLDLALNKPIKPPVLGSKMIFKTYRDSYEEPTSAEKMEQFKKGVQKMLHFVKILGQVDQYLTERTKIVIEKLSKTFAE from the exons ATGTATCGAATAGCGGTTGTTATTGCTTTATTCGAG GTGATAGGGGGAGCGGCGTCGCCTCTACGGGTTACCATTAATTGTGGATCACATGAAAGC GACTCGTCGATCCTCCGTTCTATCTCAAGAACTAAATTAGCTCAGAACAAAGGAACTTTCGACGTCAATTCATTCTGCGACCTCATCCACAATGCCATTCCAAAGGCAGTACAAGACGGCAGATTCGTCGTGGCGGAACAAGATGACATGGACCAGGAAGGATATGGTGATACACAATCGCCCGTAGCCATAGCCCCGCCTACAGGCTACATACCAAAACTAGGTTTGTCCAGAATCAACAAACCGAAACTAAGAATTCCAGCAATCAAAGTTCCACGACTAGACTTAGCACTTAATAAACCGATAAAACCACCTGTATTAGGATCAAAGATGATCTTCAAAACATACAGGGATTCTTACGAAGAACCAACAAGCGCTGAAAAGATGGAGCAGTTCAAGAAAGGTGTCCAGAAAATGTTGCATTTCGTAAAAATACTTGGGCAAGTTGATCAGTATTTGACAGAAAGGACTAAGATCGTAATAGAGAAGCTATCGAAAACGTTCGcagaatag
- the LOC133529158 gene encoding formin-2-like isoform X2 has protein sequence MEVNRLDARRICKLLILLSLFFMSIQTSHGINLGLIAGDLKRSGPGPLVVRKVSHNSPVIINVNPGLPKLPGIATLPNPVPKSPKLPCLATLPPKPFPKLPAKPPPKLLKASKLKRSPLIASLPRLRPLIPPPLLLPHLIPPVIPRLPLLPIIPPIMPVPTLLPFLPPPLLRAPRLPTLSPFHPLKLPIIGKSPLEKTLGIFRRKSILRRPFSLL, from the exons ATGGAGGTTAACAGACTTGACGCAAGAAGgatttgtaaattattaataCTACTGAGCTTGTTCTTTATGTCC ATTCAAACATCACATGGCATCAATCTTGGTCTGATCGCTGGTGACTTAAAGAGGTCTGGACCTGGGCCTTTAGTAGTTCGAAAAGTATCACACAACTCGCCAGTCATCATTAATGTTAATCCCGGATTACCAAAACTTCCCGGTATAGCAACCTTACCAAATCCTGTGCCAAAATCACCGAAACTTCCTTGTTTAGCAACTTTACCTCCAAAACCCTTTCCAAAGTTACCAGCAAAACCTCCGCCTAAACTTTTAAAGGCCTCTAAACTGAAAAGATCTCCGTTAATAGCCTCGCTTCCTCGATTGCGACCTCTTATTCCACCTCCACTTTTGCTGCCTCATTTGATTCCACCCGTTATTCCTCGATTGCCACTCCTTCCTATTATACCACCTATAATGCCTGTGCCTACTTTATTGCCATTCCTGCCACCTCCGTTGCTCAGAGCTCCGAGGCTGCCAACATTGTCACCATTTCACCCGCTTAAATTACCGATTATCGGGAAATCTCCACTGGAGAAAACATTAG GGATATTCCGACGTAAGTCTATCCTGAGGCGACCGTTTAGTTTGTTGTAA
- the LOC133529158 gene encoding formin-2-like isoform X1 has protein sequence MEVNRLDARRICKLLILLSLFFMSIQTSHGINLGLIAGDLKRSGPGPLVVRKVSHNSPVIINVNPGLPKLPGIATLPNPVPKSPKLPCLATLPPKPFPKLPAKPPPKLLKASKLKRSPLIASLPRLRPLIPPPLLLPHLIPPVIPRLPLLPIIPPIMPVPTLLPFLPPPLLRAPRLPTLSPFHPLKLPIIGKSPLEKTLGTIKLPLTDKAIRRKISKDLLDLKIKGSLTTPEYYRFKKLFLK, from the exons ATGGAGGTTAACAGACTTGACGCAAGAAGgatttgtaaattattaataCTACTGAGCTTGTTCTTTATGTCC ATTCAAACATCACATGGCATCAATCTTGGTCTGATCGCTGGTGACTTAAAGAGGTCTGGACCTGGGCCTTTAGTAGTTCGAAAAGTATCACACAACTCGCCAGTCATCATTAATGTTAATCCCGGATTACCAAAACTTCCCGGTATAGCAACCTTACCAAATCCTGTGCCAAAATCACCGAAACTTCCTTGTTTAGCAACTTTACCTCCAAAACCCTTTCCAAAGTTACCAGCAAAACCTCCGCCTAAACTTTTAAAGGCCTCTAAACTGAAAAGATCTCCGTTAATAGCCTCGCTTCCTCGATTGCGACCTCTTATTCCACCTCCACTTTTGCTGCCTCATTTGATTCCACCCGTTATTCCTCGATTGCCACTCCTTCCTATTATACCACCTATAATGCCTGTGCCTACTTTATTGCCATTCCTGCCACCTCCGTTGCTCAGAGCTCCGAGGCTGCCAACATTGTCACCATTTCACCCGCTTAAATTACCGATTATCGGGAAATCTCCACTGGAGAAAACATTAGGTACCATTAAACTACCGCTCACAGATAAAGCAATAAGAAGAAAAATTTCTAAAGACCTTTTAGATCTAAAAATTAAAGGTTCTTTGACTACTCCTGAATattatagatttaaaaaattattcCTTAAGTAG